One Deinococcus reticulitermitis genomic region harbors:
- a CDS encoding benzoate/H(+) symporter BenE family transporter — MQRPVPPSSPTTFHDLRRDASLSAVTAGFVAVVVGAASSIGLLVGAARDFGLSHEQTASWVLSCYLAISVSGGALSWRYRAPIKMAWSTPGLALVASVAAARGLSYSEVLGAYVLSALIMTGLGLTGAFERVTRRIPGTLANALLAGVLLPFVLGTFRALPAAPLPVGGMIAAYMVGRVWFARWAVPATLLVGAGLSLAAGAVGPVTGGGLGTLVWTAPEFSVGAALSLALPLTVLTLASQQLPGVAVLRACGFGGVPTSPLITWSGVASLLSAPFGAHTTNLAAITAAIAAGEEAHPDPARRWVAGLSAAFFYLGLGVFAGWVVGAVGAVPAPVIAALAGLALISTTLSSVAGALSTPREWEPAFLTLAVTASGVTFLGVGSAVWGLALGGGLLGLTRWQARRPQKTME; from the coding sequence ATGCAGCGCCCGGTGCCGCCCAGCTCTCCCACCACCTTCCACGACCTGCGGCGGGACGCTTCCCTCTCCGCCGTCACGGCGGGCTTCGTCGCAGTCGTGGTGGGCGCGGCGAGCAGTATCGGGCTGCTGGTGGGCGCGGCGCGCGACTTCGGGCTGAGCCACGAGCAGACGGCGAGCTGGGTGCTGAGCTGCTACCTGGCGATCAGCGTGTCGGGAGGAGCGCTGAGCTGGCGCTACCGCGCGCCGATCAAGATGGCGTGGTCGACGCCGGGGCTGGCGCTGGTGGCCTCGGTCGCCGCCGCGCGGGGCCTGAGCTATTCCGAGGTGCTCGGCGCCTACGTCCTGAGCGCCCTGATCATGACCGGGCTGGGGCTGACCGGGGCCTTCGAGCGCGTGACCCGCCGCATTCCGGGCACGCTGGCGAATGCCCTGCTCGCGGGCGTGCTGCTGCCCTTTGTCCTGGGCACCTTCCGGGCGCTGCCTGCCGCGCCCCTGCCGGTCGGCGGCATGATCGCGGCCTACATGGTGGGGCGGGTGTGGTTCGCGCGCTGGGCGGTGCCCGCAACGCTGCTCGTGGGAGCGGGGCTTTCGCTCGCAGCGGGAGCGGTGGGGCCGGTCACGGGAGGCGGGCTGGGGACCCTCGTCTGGACAGCGCCCGAGTTCAGCGTGGGGGCGGCGCTGAGCCTCGCCTTGCCGCTGACCGTGCTGACGCTCGCCTCCCAGCAGCTGCCGGGCGTGGCCGTGCTGCGGGCCTGCGGGTTCGGAGGGGTGCCGACGTCGCCCCTGATCACGTGGTCGGGGGTAGCGAGCCTGCTCTCAGCTCCTTTCGGGGCGCACACCACCAACCTCGCGGCCATCACGGCGGCCATCGCGGCGGGCGAGGAAGCGCACCCGGACCCCGCGCGGCGCTGGGTCGCCGGCCTGAGCGCCGCTTTCTTCTACCTGGGGCTCGGCGTGTTCGCGGGCTGGGTGGTGGGCGCGGTGGGGGCCGTTCCGGCTCCGGTGATCGCGGCGCTGGCCGGGCTCGCCCTGATCTCGACCACCCTGAGCAGCGTCGCGGGCGCCCTGAGCACGCCGCGCGAGTGGGAGCCCGCCTTCCTGACCCTGGCGGTCACGGCCAGCGGCGTGACTTTCCTGGGCGTGGGAAGCGCGGTGTGGGGGCTGGCGCTCGGGGGCGGCCTGCTCGGCCTGACCCGCTGGCAGGCGCGGCGACCCCAGAAAACTATGGAATAG
- a CDS encoding alpha-hydroxy-acid oxidizing protein: MSKPTVGPGRARQTGIYVRGLGGEKPKVPVSPAALQRAAKAHLNAEAFAYVAGGAGAERTMRANLAAFEARRLVPRRLVGSSARDLSVQLFGHTYPAPVLLAPIGVLELAHPGADLAAGRAAASLGVPFVFSSQASVPMERVARAMGEAPRWFQLYWGTDDAVTRSFVQRAEAAGAQAIVLTLDTTLLGWRCRDLDLGHLPFLRGQGIAQYLSDPVFRSRLGTPLPAPGVSPPRSPALLALAAQLLAKGREYGLSVGELRAACARFVATYTNPDLSWDDLSRLREWTRLPILLKGVLHPDDAREAARRGVDSLIVSNHGGRQIDGEVAALDALPGVVAAAGDLPVLFDSGVRTGSDVAKALCLGARAVLLGRPYVYGLALAGEAGVREVTSNVIAEFDLTLGLLGARRTADLGPGFLASP, from the coding sequence ATGTCCAAACCAACAGTCGGCCCTGGGCGGGCGCGGCAGACCGGCATCTACGTGCGCGGCCTGGGCGGCGAGAAGCCGAAAGTTCCGGTCTCGCCCGCCGCCTTACAGCGCGCGGCCAAGGCGCACCTGAACGCCGAAGCCTTCGCTTACGTCGCGGGCGGCGCCGGCGCCGAGCGGACCATGCGCGCCAACCTCGCCGCCTTCGAGGCGCGGCGGCTCGTGCCCCGGCGGCTCGTGGGGAGCAGCGCGCGGGACCTGAGCGTGCAGCTTTTCGGCCACACGTATCCGGCGCCGGTCCTGCTCGCGCCCATCGGGGTGCTGGAGCTGGCGCACCCGGGGGCGGACCTCGCGGCGGGGCGGGCGGCGGCCTCGCTCGGGGTGCCCTTCGTGTTCAGCTCGCAGGCGTCGGTCCCGATGGAGAGGGTGGCGCGGGCGATGGGGGAGGCGCCGCGCTGGTTTCAGCTCTACTGGGGCACCGACGACGCGGTGACGCGCTCCTTCGTGCAGCGGGCTGAGGCGGCGGGAGCACAGGCCATCGTGCTCACGCTCGACACCACGCTGCTCGGGTGGCGCTGCCGGGACCTCGACCTCGGGCACCTCCCGTTCCTGCGCGGGCAGGGAATCGCGCAGTACCTCTCCGACCCGGTGTTCCGCTCGCGCCTGGGCACGCCGCTCCCCGCGCCGGGCGTCTCCCCGCCGCGCTCTCCGGCACTCCTCGCCCTGGCGGCTCAGTTGCTCGCCAAGGGGCGCGAATACGGCCTGAGCGTGGGGGAGCTGCGCGCGGCGTGTGCCCGCTTCGTGGCGACGTATACCAACCCCGACCTGAGCTGGGACGACCTCTCGCGGCTGCGCGAGTGGACGCGGCTGCCGATCCTGCTCAAAGGCGTGCTGCACCCCGACGACGCCCGCGAGGCCGCGCGGCGCGGCGTGGACAGCCTGATCGTCTCCAACCACGGCGGGCGGCAGATCGACGGCGAGGTGGCGGCCCTCGACGCCCTGCCCGGTGTGGTGGCGGCGGCGGGGGACCTCCCGGTCCTGTTCGACAGCGGCGTGCGGACGGGTTCGGACGTAGCGAAGGCGCTGTGCCTCGGCGCGCGGGCGGTGCTGCTCGGGCGGCCCTACGTGTACGGGCTCGCGCTCGCGGGGGAGGCCGGGGTGAGAGAGGTGACCAGCAACGTCATCGCTGAATTTGACCTCACGCTCGGGCTGCTCGGGGCGCGGCGGACGGCGGACTTGGGGCCGGGGTTTCTCGCCTCCCCTTGA
- the cpdB gene encoding 2',3'-cyclic-nucleotide 2'-phosphodiesterase → MMTGQRAQTVELRVLETSDLHTHALGYDYYQDKPTGEFGLEYTASLIGAARAEKKNVLLFDNGDLIQGNPLGDYVARVQPLKAGEVHPMLRAMQGLKYDAWTLGNHEFNYGLDYLDRVLKASPFPVVNANVLNMDGSNRFTPYLIQRRVMTDSEGRPAVVNVGIIGFTPPQILQWDKASLEGKVKVMDVLEAANRFVPQMKAKGADVIVALNHAGIDRGEYMVGQEQTGASLTKVPGIDVVLTGHSHLEFPSATYKDVAGADIARGTINGKPVAMPGFWGNNLGVLDLKLSYDPRSRKWSVTDSVSALRPIWDKANKKSLVQPDPTVAAAVKAQHEGTLTYVRGKVADLSAPINSYWALVQDDPSVQLVSNAQIAYVGNALKDTPYKDLPVLSAAAPFKAGGRSGASYYTDIPAGTLAIKNVADLYVYPNTVQAVLVNGAGVQEWLERSAGQFKQIDPAKTEPQALVDESFPTYNFDVLDGVTYEIDVTQPSRYGADGQLANPNARRIKNLQYQGKPIDPAGQFVIATNNYRASGGGKFPGLDGKNIILQAPDETRQALISYFQDQKTVNPSADNNWQLTPVPGATLLIVSSPNAQKYLPAGATLLKTRDDGFAEYTLKF, encoded by the coding sequence ATGATGACGGGCCAGCGTGCCCAGACGGTCGAGCTGCGCGTCCTGGAGACCTCTGACCTGCACACCCACGCGCTCGGCTACGACTACTACCAGGACAAGCCGACCGGCGAATTCGGGCTCGAATACACCGCGTCCCTGATTGGGGCGGCGCGCGCCGAAAAGAAGAACGTGCTGCTTTTCGACAACGGCGACCTGATCCAGGGCAACCCGCTCGGCGACTACGTGGCGCGCGTGCAGCCTCTGAAGGCCGGCGAGGTCCACCCGATGCTGCGGGCGATGCAGGGTCTGAAGTACGATGCCTGGACGCTCGGCAACCACGAGTTCAACTACGGACTGGACTACCTCGACCGGGTGCTGAAGGCCTCGCCCTTTCCGGTGGTCAACGCCAACGTGCTGAACATGGACGGCAGCAACCGCTTCACCCCTTACCTGATCCAGCGCCGCGTCATGACCGACAGTGAAGGCCGCCCCGCTGTGGTCAACGTCGGGATCATCGGCTTCACGCCGCCACAGATCCTGCAATGGGACAAGGCGTCCCTCGAAGGCAAGGTCAAGGTGATGGACGTGCTCGAAGCCGCCAACCGCTTCGTGCCGCAGATGAAGGCCAAGGGCGCCGACGTGATCGTGGCCCTCAACCACGCCGGCATCGACCGTGGCGAGTACATGGTGGGCCAGGAGCAGACGGGCGCGTCCCTCACGAAGGTGCCCGGCATCGACGTGGTGCTCACCGGCCACAGCCACCTCGAATTCCCCTCGGCGACCTACAAGGACGTGGCGGGGGCCGACATCGCCAGGGGCACCATCAACGGCAAGCCGGTCGCCATGCCTGGGTTCTGGGGCAACAACCTCGGCGTGCTCGACCTGAAGCTGAGCTATGACCCCCGCAGCCGCAAATGGAGCGTCACCGACAGCGTCTCGGCCCTGCGCCCGATCTGGGACAAGGCGAACAAGAAGAGCCTGGTGCAGCCGGACCCCACGGTTGCCGCCGCCGTCAAGGCGCAGCACGAAGGGACGCTCACCTACGTGCGCGGCAAGGTGGCCGACCTCTCGGCCCCGATCAACTCCTACTGGGCGCTGGTGCAGGACGACCCGAGCGTGCAGCTGGTCAGCAACGCCCAGATCGCCTACGTTGGAAACGCGCTCAAGGACACCCCGTACAAGGACTTGCCGGTACTCAGCGCAGCGGCGCCCTTCAAGGCGGGGGGCCGCTCGGGGGCGAGCTACTACACCGACATCCCGGCGGGCACACTCGCCATCAAGAATGTCGCTGATCTCTACGTCTACCCCAACACGGTGCAGGCGGTGCTCGTGAATGGCGCCGGGGTGCAGGAGTGGCTGGAGCGCTCGGCGGGGCAGTTCAAGCAGATCGACCCGGCCAAGACCGAGCCGCAAGCGCTCGTGGACGAGTCCTTCCCTACCTACAACTTCGACGTGCTCGACGGCGTGACCTACGAGATCGACGTGACCCAGCCGAGCCGTTACGGCGCCGACGGCCAGCTTGCCAACCCGAATGCCCGGCGCATCAAGAACCTTCAGTATCAGGGCAAACCCATCGATCCCGCGGGGCAGTTCGTGATTGCCACCAACAACTACCGCGCCTCGGGCGGCGGCAAGTTCCCCGGTCTGGACGGCAAGAACATCATCCTCCAGGCGCCGGACGAGACGCGGCAGGCCCTGATCTCCTACTTCCAGGACCAGAAGACGGTCAACCCCAGCGCCGACAACAACTGGCAGCTCACCCCGGTTCCCGGCGCCACCCTCCTGATCGTGAGCAGCCCCAACGCGCAGAAGTATCTGCCGGCAGGCGCCACGCTGCTCAAGACCCGTGACGACGGCTTCGCCGAGTACACGCTGAAGTTCTGA
- a CDS encoding DUF1990 family protein, whose translation MPRPPTASRTAPAADPAPIPFVVGPPEPGVVAQALGALPGLELALPDIGHSAHVRLELPLGRGPAAFMGGKSALWAWRSHRQGEAPAHALGPPQVGREVIGVQRSGSVTVLQGLRVMTLSDEERRWGMTLGSVSGQVYRVWEKLSVEWLPDDRVVFQVSSHHEVAPAGARLRRRGLLSPLLLAARRGTVQGYLRAMQEVRDTSED comes from the coding sequence GTGCCGCGCCCCCCCACCGCTTCCCGGACGGCGCCCGCTGCCGACCCGGCGCCCATTCCCTTCGTGGTCGGCCCGCCCGAGCCCGGCGTGGTCGCGCAGGCGCTCGGTGCGCTACCGGGGCTCGAACTCGCGCTGCCCGACATCGGGCATTCGGCGCACGTGCGGCTGGAACTGCCGCTCGGACGCGGACCGGCGGCGTTCATGGGTGGCAAGTCGGCGCTGTGGGCCTGGAGGTCACACCGCCAGGGCGAGGCGCCCGCGCACGCCCTCGGGCCGCCGCAGGTCGGGCGCGAGGTGATCGGCGTGCAGCGCAGCGGCTCGGTGACGGTGCTTCAAGGACTGCGGGTGATGACGCTCAGCGACGAGGAGCGGCGGTGGGGCATGACGCTCGGCAGCGTGTCGGGGCAGGTCTACCGCGTCTGGGAGAAGCTGAGTGTCGAGTGGCTCCCCGACGACCGGGTGGTTTTTCAGGTGAGCAGCCACCACGAGGTCGCCCCTGCCGGCGCGAGGCTGCGCCGGCGCGGGCTCCTGAGCCCGCTGCTGCTCGCCGCGCGGCGGGGAACGGTGCAGGGCTACCTGCGCGCGATGCAGGAGGTGCGCGACACTTCGGAAGACTGA
- a CDS encoding MFS transporter has protein sequence MSTPVTPLPAPPTSRVAQQGAAIALAVTAGHFINDAYGAMLTPLGPALQAKYGVTIAAVTLLSSVFSLTSSVLQPVLGILGERLDRRYAAALGPLLTGVGLTMMGYVPLFGALVLLVAVAGFGSGFFHPAGAAYVAQNSPPDKRGLWASIFSAGGTGGMALGPVFAGVGLTHLPWFALIGVLIAALTFAVTPSGVQKAKRVGLAEYAGIFRGPIVWLWGMAVLRSLASMGYNAMLPFMLLARGFGQREIGLTLAVYAVASAVGGILGGRYSDKYGRTPVLRAAIFATIPFFAVLILSSPANWWFYPLTFAVGAAVNASIPVGVVTAQEYAPNHVAVASSIMMGFSWGFAGLLVFLVGMLADATTPQTAALASLALLIPSALIAARLPEPQKVRFGD, from the coding sequence GTGTCCACGCCCGTCACTCCCCTGCCCGCCCCCCCCACCTCGCGCGTCGCCCAGCAGGGCGCGGCGATTGCCCTCGCGGTCACGGCGGGGCATTTCATCAACGACGCTTACGGGGCGATGCTCACGCCGCTGGGGCCGGCGCTGCAAGCCAAATATGGCGTCACCATCGCCGCCGTCACGCTGCTGTCGAGCGTGTTCAGCCTGACGAGCAGCGTGCTACAACCCGTGCTCGGCATCCTCGGGGAGCGCCTCGACCGCCGCTACGCCGCCGCCCTCGGCCCGCTCCTGACCGGCGTGGGCCTCACGATGATGGGCTACGTCCCGCTGTTCGGGGCGCTCGTGCTGCTCGTCGCGGTCGCGGGGTTCGGCAGCGGCTTTTTCCACCCGGCGGGCGCCGCCTACGTCGCGCAGAACAGCCCGCCCGACAAGCGCGGCCTGTGGGCGAGCATCTTCAGCGCGGGTGGAACGGGCGGGATGGCGCTCGGGCCGGTGTTCGCGGGAGTGGGGCTCACGCACCTGCCCTGGTTCGCCTTGATCGGGGTGCTGATCGCTGCGCTCACCTTCGCCGTCACGCCGAGCGGGGTGCAGAAGGCGAAACGGGTGGGGCTCGCCGAATACGCCGGCATCTTCCGGGGGCCGATCGTGTGGCTGTGGGGGATGGCGGTGCTGCGCTCGCTCGCCAGCATGGGCTACAACGCGATGCTGCCCTTCATGCTGCTCGCCCGAGGCTTCGGGCAGCGCGAGATCGGCCTGACCCTCGCCGTGTACGCGGTCGCGAGCGCGGTCGGCGGCATCCTGGGCGGGCGCTACAGCGACAAGTACGGGCGCACGCCGGTCCTGCGCGCGGCCATCTTCGCCACCATCCCCTTTTTCGCCGTGCTGATCCTGTCGAGCCCGGCGAACTGGTGGTTCTACCCCCTGACCTTCGCCGTCGGGGCCGCCGTCAACGCCTCGATTCCGGTGGGCGTCGTCACCGCGCAGGAGTACGCGCCCAACCACGTGGCGGTCGCGAGTTCGATCATGATGGGCTTTTCCTGGGGCTTCGCCGGGCTGCTCGTCTTTCTGGTCGGGATGCTCGCCGACGCGACGACGCCGCAGACCGCCGCGCTCGCCAGCCTCGCCCTGCTGATTCCGAGTGCCCTGATCGCCGCACGGCTGCCCGAGCCGCAGAAGGTGAGGTTCGGGGACTGA
- the pgi gene encoding glucose-6-phosphate isomerase produces MSRPTELPAWQALQAHYDEVKDTHLRDLFAADPGRGERLSAEGAGLYLDYSKHRVTDETLRLLFELAQETGVTEKRDAMLRGEKINVTEGRAVLHTALRAPRGAVVEVDGQNVVPEVHEVLGRMAAFADQIRSGEWRGHTGKPIKNIVNIGIGGSDLGPVMAYEALQHYAQRDLTLRFVSNVDGTDLVEKTRDLDPAQTLFIVSSKTFTTQETMTNAGSARAWLLAALKDDAAVARHFVAVSTNAAAVQKFGIDPAHMFGFWDWVGGRYSLDSAIGLSLMIAVGPEHFRELLAGFHDMDEHFRTAPPEKNLPMLMGLLGVWYNNFFGAASVAVLPYDQYLAFFPAYLQQLDMESNGKSVTLAGERVNYQTGPIIWGQPGTNGQHAFYQLIHQGTKLIPCDFIGFCQTLNPLPPHHDLLMANVFAQTEALAFGKTLEQVRADGVSEEIAPHRVFEGNRPTSTLLADRLTPRVLGALIALYEHKVFVQGAVWNINSFDQWGVELGKVLAGQIAPELQAGAEPELRHDSSTNALIRRYRARRG; encoded by the coding sequence ATGAGCCGCCCCACCGAGCTGCCCGCCTGGCAAGCCCTCCAAGCCCACTACGACGAGGTGAAGGACACGCACCTGCGCGACCTCTTCGCCGCCGACCCGGGGCGCGGCGAGCGCCTGAGCGCCGAGGGCGCCGGGCTCTACCTCGACTACTCCAAGCACCGCGTGACGGACGAGACGCTGCGGCTGCTCTTCGAACTCGCGCAGGAAACCGGGGTCACCGAGAAACGCGACGCGATGCTGCGCGGCGAGAAGATCAATGTCACCGAGGGCCGCGCCGTCCTCCACACCGCCCTGCGCGCCCCGCGCGGCGCGGTCGTCGAGGTGGACGGTCAGAACGTGGTGCCCGAGGTTCATGAAGTCTTGGGCCGCATGGCCGCCTTCGCTGACCAAATCCGCTCGGGCGAGTGGCGCGGCCACACCGGCAAACCCATCAAAAATATCGTCAACATCGGCATTGGCGGTTCGGACCTCGGGCCAGTGATGGCGTACGAGGCGCTCCAGCATTACGCCCAGCGCGACCTCACCCTGCGCTTCGTGTCGAACGTGGACGGCACCGACCTCGTGGAGAAGACCCGCGACCTCGACCCCGCGCAGACGCTCTTTATCGTGTCCTCCAAGACCTTCACGACGCAGGAGACGATGACGAACGCAGGAAGTGCGCGCGCCTGGTTGCTCGCAGCCTTGAAGGACGACGCCGCCGTCGCGCGGCATTTCGTGGCCGTCTCGACCAATGCCGCAGCCGTCCAGAAATTCGGCATCGACCCCGCCCACATGTTCGGCTTCTGGGACTGGGTGGGAGGCCGCTACTCGCTCGATTCGGCCATCGGCCTGAGCCTGATGATCGCGGTGGGGCCTGAGCATTTCCGCGAGCTGCTCGCCGGCTTCCACGACATGGACGAGCATTTCCGCACCGCGCCGCCCGAGAAGAACCTGCCCATGCTGATGGGCCTGCTCGGCGTCTGGTACAACAATTTCTTCGGCGCGGCGTCGGTGGCGGTGCTGCCTTACGACCAGTACCTCGCCTTCTTCCCGGCGTACCTCCAGCAGCTCGACATGGAGAGCAACGGCAAATCGGTGACGCTCGCGGGCGAGCGGGTGAACTACCAGACCGGCCCGATCATCTGGGGGCAGCCGGGGACGAACGGGCAGCACGCCTTCTACCAGCTGATCCACCAGGGCACGAAGCTGATTCCCTGCGATTTCATCGGCTTCTGCCAGACACTCAACCCCCTGCCCCCGCACCATGACCTCCTGATGGCGAACGTGTTCGCCCAGACCGAGGCGCTCGCCTTCGGCAAGACGCTGGAGCAGGTGCGCGCCGACGGCGTGAGTGAGGAGATCGCCCCCCACCGCGTCTTCGAGGGCAACCGCCCGACGAGCACCCTGCTCGCCGACCGCCTGACGCCGCGCGTCCTCGGCGCATTGATCGCCCTCTACGAGCACAAGGTGTTCGTGCAGGGCGCCGTGTGGAACATCAACTCCTTCGATCAGTGGGGCGTCGAACTCGGCAAGGTGCTCGCCGGCCAGATCGCGCCTGAACTTCAGGCGGGGGCCGAGCCGGAGCTGCGCCACGATTCGAGCACGAACGCGCTGATCCGGCGCTACCGGGCGCGGCGGGGTTGA
- a CDS encoding DUF4127 family protein: MRSALLLTLLLLGPRAGAQTLLPLDSRPVNRVLPAQIAGLLGGSPQVPEAALLGTATQGADPVRLMAWLRAQPGGGPLIVSLDALAYGGLVQSRRSPLSAEEAFARLAPLRDWSAQTGQDVYAFITLPREPDATDRARNLAVVREMLSWAREGRFKELHIAWDDALPGSPAPAEGAELAREAPANVRVYPGADEVAAMLVARALAPGAKTVKVEYSDPQKAREVIRYEGIPLTQSALNHALASGFTVTEGPADLTLYVYNGGDPRRSALRISALLRRGPVAVADVNAVNLGNVRLWRDLQTLRQSANLQALAAWGTPGNNLGSALAHAKLALEGADPIRQDALLAREFANDVIYSAELRAALRRLVPEQEMGTPQAQQKLLALARDAFPLRLGNIYTLEDAALPWGRSFEWDFELRPR; the protein is encoded by the coding sequence ATGCGCTCCGCTCTGCTGCTCACCCTGCTGCTGCTCGGCCCACGGGCCGGGGCGCAGACCCTACTCCCGCTCGACTCCCGGCCCGTGAACCGTGTGCTGCCGGCCCAGATCGCGGGGCTGCTCGGCGGCTCACCGCAGGTTCCGGAAGCGGCGCTGCTCGGCACGGCGACCCAGGGCGCGGACCCGGTCCGGCTCATGGCCTGGCTGCGAGCACAGCCGGGCGGCGGCCCGCTGATCGTCTCGCTCGACGCGCTCGCTTACGGCGGCCTCGTGCAGTCGCGCCGGAGTCCGCTCAGCGCCGAAGAAGCCTTCGCCCGCCTCGCCCCGCTGCGAGACTGGTCGGCGCAGACCGGGCAGGACGTGTACGCCTTCATCACCCTGCCGCGCGAGCCGGACGCGACCGACCGCGCGCGCAACCTCGCCGTGGTGCGCGAGATGCTGAGCTGGGCGCGCGAGGGACGATTCAAGGAGCTGCACATCGCCTGGGACGACGCGCTGCCCGGCAGCCCGGCCCCGGCGGAGGGGGCCGAACTTGCCCGGGAGGCCCCGGCCAACGTGCGCGTCTATCCCGGCGCCGACGAGGTGGCGGCCATGCTCGTCGCCCGCGCGCTCGCGCCGGGGGCGAAAACGGTGAAAGTCGAGTACAGCGACCCCCAGAAGGCCAGGGAGGTGATCCGCTACGAAGGCATTCCGCTCACCCAGAGTGCCCTCAATCATGCGCTGGCGAGCGGCTTCACAGTGACGGAGGGGCCGGCGGACCTCACGCTCTATGTCTACAACGGCGGCGACCCCCGGCGCTCGGCGCTGCGGATCAGTGCGCTGCTGCGGCGCGGCCCCGTCGCGGTGGCCGACGTGAACGCCGTGAACCTCGGCAACGTGCGGCTGTGGCGCGATCTCCAGACACTGCGGCAGTCGGCCAACCTCCAGGCCCTCGCCGCCTGGGGGACGCCGGGCAACAACCTCGGCTCGGCGCTCGCGCACGCCAAGCTCGCCCTGGAGGGCGCCGACCCCATCCGGCAAGACGCGCTGCTCGCCCGCGAGTTCGCCAACGACGTGATCTACAGCGCCGAGCTGCGCGCGGCCCTGCGCCGGCTCGTCCCCGAACAGGAGATGGGGACGCCGCAGGCCCAGCAAAAGCTCCTCGCGCTCGCGCGGGACGCTTTTCCGCTGCGGCTGGGCAACATCTACACGCTGGAGGACGCCGCGCTGCCGTGGGGGCGCTCCTTCGAGTGGGATTTTGAGCTGAGGCCGCGCTGA
- a CDS encoding ABC transporter ATP-binding protein → MFARPGRAAPSAGPPPKRDPRQLRRLLAYARPYRGLFVLGLLATLLSSGLGLVFPALFGRLIDASFLRLGAQNTGPLDRTVLALLGVFALSALFGAAQSYLLARVGAAVVADLRRAVFSHLLTLSPRFFGDHRTGDLTSRLGTDVGTVSTVVGTSLAQAAAQTITLIGSVTLLVLTSARLSLLTLVLIPLVIGTAITIGRRIGRASRAVQDAVAGASANAEEAISGVRVVQSFTAEQVEEGRYGVGVQAAFAGALKRAGLQALMSGSMSFLSFGSLALVLWYGGRLVMAGEITPGSLVTFLFYAFQVGGTVAGLSGVYNQFQEALGASGRIFELLDERSDLPEPAHPMPLTRAEGRVTFEDVSFHYAAGKEQAGILRDISLDVPAGQIVALVGPSGAGKSTLVSLIPRFWDVSAGRILLDGQDVRDYAKRDLRAQIGLVPQETLLFSGTVAENILYGRSEASRAAIEAAAVAANAHTFITALPQGYDTAVGERGVKLSGGQRQRIAIARAILKDPRVLILDEATSALDSESESLVQTALERLMVGRTTFVIAHRLSTVQHADRIVVLEGGEIVQEGTHSELLARGGLYRDLYELQFRAQAQEARVAP, encoded by the coding sequence ATGTTCGCCCGTCCTGGCCGCGCCGCGCCGAGTGCCGGCCCTCCGCCCAAGCGCGACCCCCGGCAACTGCGGCGGCTGCTCGCCTACGCGCGCCCCTACCGGGGCCTTTTCGTACTGGGTCTGCTCGCCACACTGCTGTCCAGCGGGCTGGGCCTGGTGTTTCCGGCGCTGTTCGGACGCTTGATCGACGCGTCTTTTCTGCGCCTGGGCGCTCAAAATACCGGGCCACTCGACCGCACGGTGCTCGCGCTGCTCGGCGTCTTCGCGCTCTCGGCGCTGTTTGGGGCCGCGCAGTCTTACCTGCTCGCCCGCGTGGGGGCGGCGGTGGTCGCGGACCTGCGCCGGGCGGTGTTCTCGCACCTGCTCACGCTCTCGCCGCGCTTTTTCGGCGACCACCGCACCGGCGATCTGACGAGCCGGCTCGGGACCGACGTGGGCACCGTAAGTACGGTGGTGGGCACGTCACTCGCGCAGGCCGCCGCGCAGACCATCACCCTGATCGGCAGCGTCACGCTGCTCGTGCTCACGAGCGCGCGGCTGAGTCTGCTGACCCTGGTCCTGATTCCGCTCGTCATCGGGACCGCGATCACCATCGGGCGGCGCATCGGGCGCGCGAGCCGGGCGGTGCAGGACGCCGTGGCTGGCGCGAGCGCGAACGCCGAGGAAGCGATCAGCGGCGTGCGCGTCGTGCAGTCGTTTACCGCCGAGCAGGTGGAGGAGGGGCGCTACGGCGTCGGCGTGCAGGCGGCCTTTGCCGGGGCCTTGAAGCGGGCGGGGCTGCAAGCCCTGATGTCGGGCAGCATGAGCTTTCTCAGCTTCGGCAGCCTCGCCCTGGTCCTGTGGTATGGCGGGCGGCTCGTGATGGCGGGGGAAATCACCCCCGGGAGCCTCGTGACCTTCCTGTTCTACGCCTTTCAGGTCGGCGGGACGGTGGCGGGCCTGAGCGGGGTCTACAACCAGTTTCAGGAAGCCCTGGGCGCTTCGGGCCGCATCTTTGAACTGCTCGACGAGCGCAGCGACCTGCCGGAGCCCGCGCACCCCATGCCCCTCACCCGCGCCGAGGGCCGGGTCACTTTCGAAGACGTGTCGTTTCACTATGCGGCTGGAAAGGAGCAAGCCGGCATCCTCCGGGACATCTCCCTCGACGTCCCCGCCGGGCAGATCGTGGCGCTCGTGGGGCCGAGCGGGGCCGGCAAGTCCACGCTGGTGAGCCTGATTCCGCGCTTCTGGGACGTGAGCGCGGGGCGCATTCTCCTCGATGGTCAGGACGTGCGCGACTACGCCAAGCGTGACCTGCGCGCGCAGATCGGTCTGGTGCCGCAGGAGACGCTGCTCTTCTCCGGGACGGTCGCCGAAAACATCCTCTATGGCCGCTCGGAGGCGAGCCGCGCCGCGATTGAGGCGGCGGCGGTGGCGGCCAATGCCCACACCTTTATCACCGCGCTGCCGCAGGGCTACGACACGGCGGTCGGCGAACGCGGCGTCAAGCTCTCGGGCGGGCAACGCCAGCGCATCGCCATTGCGCGGGCGATTCTTAAGGACCCGCGCGTCCTGATTCTCGACGAGGCGACGAGCGCGCTGGATTCCGAGTCCGAGTCGCTCGTGCAGACGGCCCTCGAACGCCTGATGGTGGGGCGCACGACCTTTGTGATCGCCCACCGCCTGAGCACCGTGCAGCATGCCGACCGCATCGTGGTGCTGGAGGGGGGGGAAATCGTGCAGGAGGGCACCCACAGCGAACTGCTTGCGCGCGGCGGGCTCTACCGTGACCTCTACGAGCTGCAATTCCGTGCCCAGGCCCAGGAAGCGCGGGTGGCCCCCTGA